In Globicephala melas chromosome 20, mGloMel1.2, whole genome shotgun sequence, the genomic window CAGCCTGGCCTCAGCTCAGTGCGCACTCAGCAGGGTTGGTGGCGGTGCAGACCCTCCCTGAGAAGCTGGCCTCCCTGAGGCCCTAGAGGAGCAGCTGGGGGAGAGGCCCACTCGGTCACCTTGGGCAACTTGCCGCCCCTCGGGCAAGGTCCCCACCCTGAAAAGTGGGTGGTGGTCAGGATGGGACCAGACGATGCGTCGAGAGTCTGTGCTTCCCGGCACATGGACCCAAGCCCCAGGCAGGCTTCTCAGCCTCTGCCCGCGTCCCAGCTCCCCTGGAGTGTCCAGGGAACAGGGGACACGGGCTGCAGACGGAGCCTTCGGGTAGCTCagcagcctgtgggccacaagGCAGATCTGGAAAaactgtcctgcccctgggttggCTGGCTTGTCCCCTGCTTTCTGAGGCGTTGGGGAGTTGGCGGGTGAGCTTCTCAGCCGGATCCAGGAATGCCTCCACGTCGCCTTCGCTGGACCTGATCTCCCTGGGCCTGGCTTCCCACGTCTCTGTAATGGTTACAGTGATAGTACCTCCTGGAaagggttgtggtgaggattgaATTAAACACTGCAGAGCCTGGTAGTACAGAGACTGAGACCTTGGGGGAGTTCATTGTTCCTGGGGCCTGGGCGGTGTCCTCGGGACTGGCTGTGCTGACgggctctctctctgcctttgatCCAGACCACACTGTGCAACACGTCTCTAGACAACCCGACCCAGCGAGACAAGGACCAGCTCATCTGGGCAACCGCAAAGTTCCTGGACACTGACACCGTCTGGTAATGGACGTGCGGGCAGCCTCCCCGGGGGCTGAGCGAGTTCCTCAGGCTGCTTGCCTGGAGCCTTCTCAGTGGAGGAGAGGGCAGGCCCTTACCTCCTCAGCAGTCAGCTGCTCTGCAGACCCCAGGCGGGAGGGCACGGGCTGCCCCAGCGTCGGGCCGGCCCTCTCCCACAGCCAGCAGCTGTCCCCTGGCCTGGGGCGGGATAGGCTGGTGGCCTCTGCAGCTCTCTCAGGCTCCAGGACCCAGGGGGTCATGTCCGGCCACCGCACGTTCTCATGTAGGTCGCCTGCTCCTCACTTGTCCGCTGGGTCACGGATGGCCCGACCTTGGCATCCAGCGGCCGGCCTCCTCGTCTGCATCCTCCCTGCGCCCGGGTTCTCTCACGGGTGGGTTGGGGATGTTGACAGGAAGTGGAAGGAACAACTGAGCAGCCCCATGTCTGCCGCCCGAATGCTCCGACACCCGGGTACCTCCAGGATGGCACGTGAAATCGGCACTGGGGCGAGGGGACAGAGGTGTCCCTGCAGAGGCCGctggcactgctggtggaaaGTCTGCGCTGTTTGCATTAGGGACCGTTTGGTTACAGGGAAGAGCACCCTTCCAGCCCAGCTCGGAGAAGGGGGTTTTCTTGGAGACCATCCCAGTACTGAGAGCAGATGCGGGTGGGAGCCCTCTCTGCCCTGGGGGCCACTCCTCTCCCCTGGGCAGCCGCCTCCCCGCACCCTCGTGACCTCCCTGCCACTTCTGCTCACACCAGCCTGGCCTCCCCGGCACCCCCAAGGCTTTTGTCCCAGGAGGCCTTGCAGCTCAGCTCCCCTCAGCTGACCTCATCTCTGTTTCTTGGTCAGAACAGTGGTGTGGCCTGGCATCGGTGGTGCCGGGCAGGGCCGCTGGCGGCCGCATCTGTGGCTGGGAGGCACGTGGGCAGACAGGCAGCTGGCCCGTGGCCGGGGCGCCGCCTCTTGGGAGGGGCTGGCAGGCAGGACGAGTGACCGAGCTTCTGGCGCAGCATCCTGGGACCAAGGGGGTGTGGGTCTGGGGACAGTGTTAGTGTTGAGGGCAGCACCAGGGCAGCACTGCAGGCAGTGACCTGTCGATAACTGGGGGTGTTCGGGACAGTGGGTCTCAAAGTCAAACTTACGCAGAacccctggagggcttgtgaagCTGCAGGTTGCTGGTCCACCCCCAGAGGGCGGGGCCTGAGGATGTGCGTTTCCAGCAAGGTCCAGGGTGAGCcctgggccacactttgagaaccactgctttaggggAAAGGCTTGGGGGCGGGGGTAGGGGGTGGAGAGGTCTGCTGTTGCGTTTTGTGTATCTGTGTCTGTCGCTGGATGAAAGAATTGTACTTTTTTTATTAATGGAGGTGCTTTTGCACTGAATTAGCTGCAGGGTGGAAGAACCAGAGACGCTGGTGGAGCTGCAGAGGAACGAGTGGGACCCAGTCATAGGCTGGGCCGAGAGGAGGTGAGCCGCTCAGCGCTGGGCAGGCCAGGGTCCAGGCCATGCTGGACAGCCGAGGCCCTGAGCTGGTCAGCATTCTGAGTGCAGAGCACCCAGGGGACTCAGGACAGGGCCACCTTGGGGGAAAATGCTGTTCAGTGCTTCTTCCCccattggctgtgtgaccttgggctagtgaCTTGATCTCTCTGAGCTCCCTTGTTTGTGAGTGGGGCTCATAATCCCTACCTCCCAGGGTGTCGGGAGGTGTACGCGAAGTGATGCACCCTGCTTGGCACACACTGAATGCTCGCATTGGCAGATACCGCCCTGCTCGTTGTCACAGTTGCTGTGCAGTCGTATACACAATCACAAAGCAGCGTGTGTGATCCTGACACATGGAGAAAAGTCTGGACAGGTGAACCTGTGGGTGGGAGGTTTCCAGGGATTGGTGATGCCCAGTGCTTTTCCTTAGCAGGAAGACTCTTGTGCAGAATTGAACAGGCCATTGATATGGCACAGTTGATTCAGTTTCATTTCATTCCCAGGGGATTCGCAAAGGGCTCTGACCCTGTGCTCCCTTGACCACGGTATTTTGTAAGTGTGCGTACATGGAGTGGTTTTGGCATAGCGTTTTTTATCTGTACACGTTTACAGAGCACCCACGATGTGTCGGCATCCTTGGGTTTTGTAGTAAGAGGCATAGCCAGTGTGCTGAAGGGTCAGATAAAACTGAACGACTAGATGCCACGTGAGAACCGCAAAGATGCGATGCCATTTTGGAGTCCAGTGAAATGGAGCAGTAGTTTGGTGCCTGCAGGCCTTTGCTGTGGTACAGAATTGTCAGCTTTTTGTGGCAGTTGAAATTTCTCACACGTAGCAGATTACAGGAAAACGTGGCCACTTCCTGTGTTCCATTTGTACTATTGGAAATTTCGGAAAGACTGTTTCTAAAGCAATGGGGAAAATCAGTGATATGTGAGAGGAAATTACAGAAATTGCttttattccattgttttttCCTGCATTTTGTGTAGTTAAGATTGTTCTTGAAAATGTATCGTTCTTGAAGCTAGCTCGTGTCCCAGACTAAAAACAGTGCCTCGTGTATGGTAGAGGCTTAATAAATGTGTGAAAAAGTGATTGCCTGATACGGGACATACACGACTATtgtaaagaaaacaatatttaaaggAAGGCTTTTATGGCTCACATGTGAGGACTTTTCTGCAAAGGTTTGAAACGCAGGCAGCCCATAGTTCTGATGGACGTTCAGGCCAATGAATTCGAATCTCAGGAGCTGTAAGTGACCCCCTGCTTCCTGACTTGCCAGCTGTGTCTCCATCCAGAGCTGTTTCTTGCCCTCTGCTCTTGATGACAGAAGGTTACTAGGTCAGGAGGCCACGGACTGCAGCGGCAGGTGCTGTCCGTATTCCCAGCGGGCCCCTGAAGGGGCACACGTGTGCTCAGCAGGCTGGGGCTCTGCTTCTGGGCAGAagctgggctgcacagcaggacaGACAGACATGCAGCCTCTTCCTTTTAGATACGGCGTGAAGATCGGCTCCTCCACCAGCATCATGGGGCCCAGCATCCCAGCCCGGACTCGGGAGGTGCTGGTCAGCCACCTGGCCTCTTACAACATGTGGGCCCTACAAGGTACGTGGTGCTTCCTGTTGGCCAGGGAGGACGGGCCGGGGGTGGAGGGCTGTCATGCTAACCTGTCCCCTGGTCCACGGGCCAGCAGTTTCACACCCTGCCTGGGGGACGTGGCTCTCCCCTCTTCAGGAATCTCCATTCAGGTCTCCCTGGCCTGGCTCGGGTCACGGGGTGGAGTGCTCGCTCTGATGGGCCGGGGCCCGCCCCAGGCAGGAGCAGAGCAGGGATCCCCGAGGGAGAGCAGAGCGCTCCTTGAGAAGTGTGGCGAAGGCTCTGTCCCCCGCCTGGCGACTGCCCTGTGTGGGATGGGGGCCCCAGGTCCTGACCTGGCTGTGTCCCTGCAGGGATTGAGTTTGTGGTGAGCCAGCTCAAGTCCATGGTGCTGACCTTGGGCCTGATCGACTTGCACCTGACGGTGGAGCAGGCTGTGCTGCTGTCGCGCCTGGAGGAGGCCTTCCAGGTGAGGCGCAGCCCCAAGGCAGACTCCCCGAAGGGCACCCCGCCATGTACACGCGGAGCCCGGACGCTAAGGCCCATAGAGGTGTCGCGTCACAATGGTAGCAAACCACGGCGGTGCTGCTCAGCCCTCCCTCACCGCCTCGCCGCCTCTTCTCAGCACCGTGTCGGGTGAGGGCTCGCTTCCCATCTTGCACAGGAGGAATCCGAGGCGTGGGCGCCCCCTGAGATGATGCCAGAGGCGGGTCTTGGAGCCCCCCTCTCCGGGTGGAGGTTCAGGCCGGTTCAGGCATAGCTGCAGGCTGGGCCCCTCAAGATGAGCAGGGGCCACGTGGGTGCTTCTAGAAGGAGGCTGAGCCTGCACACCCGGACGTGCGCACGGCGGGCCCTCGGGGCTGCTGCTCGTGCACGTTTGGTTCAGGGGGCTCAGAATTAATAAGGCTTTGCTGCACTGCCGTTTGCGTTTTTTAACTCAGAATGATGGTGTTCTCTGCAGTGCCCTTGTCATTTCTCCAGCCTCAGAAGGTTAACTGCTGTTACAAATTGGCTCCTAGCATGATGAAAACCCTTTTGTAATGACAGTATTTCCCAAGTTCGTCTAGTCATCGTTCAGGAAAATGCCAGGGGATAAAACTGCTTCTGTGTTGTGAGAGGCCGGCTACTGTCTGGTGTGAGAAAGGGTTGGATGGGAAGAGGGTGATCTGGGCCTGGAGGCGGCAGCCAGGAAGCCTGGTTTCCAGTCCGGGCTCTACTTTTGGCTGCGGGGTCCGAGCGGGGCCATCGTTCCCTGAACCTCACATTCCACCCACCGCAAAACAGTTCTCTGAGAGTATAAAACGCCCTTCAGATGTTCTGGGCCACCTGAAATGCAGGTAGATCTCGAGTTCCTGGGTGGGGGGCCCACGCCTCTGGGCCTCTGGCCAGGGAGGGGCCCACAGGGTGGGCTGGAGTCGCACTGACAGCCATGCTCAGGACAGGGCTCCTCCTGGAGAGAGAGTCTGCAGCCCTGCCCAGTACAGacatgccggcctctgctgtcCCGGCCTCCCCCAGGAGCCCAGCTGCAGCGACCTTGTGGCCCTGGCTGGCTTAttcatccccccgcccccaccgggGCACTTACAGCCCTGCCCAGTGAGGCAGCTCATGGAGGGTGACACTTTGCAGACTGCCTCACGCCAGCCTCCCCGTGGGAAGGTCAGGCCCCTGGGGGAGAGGCACGTGTGGCCGTACCCGTGAGCACGGTGCCTGCTCTGCCCGCCCCCCCACCGCGTTTTCTCACCTGTCGCTCCCCCTGCGTGTCTCTCATGTTCGGGTGGGATCAGAGCCGACTCTCCTCAGCTATGGGACGTCGTGACTCTGGCCAGTCACCCAGTGGCCTGTCCCGTCCTCCCCTCAGATCCAGAAGTGGGGCAACGTCGAGTGGGCCCACGACTACGAGCTGCGGGACCTGCGGGCGCGCACGGCCGCCGGCGCCCTCTTCGTGCAACTCTGCTCCGAGAGCTCGGCCGTCAAGCACAAGCTGCTGCAGGGGTGAGGCCGGGCCCCAAGCCACGCGGCTGGTGGAGGCCAGCTCGGGCCGAGGCAGGGGGCGTGGGTACGAGTGATTATATTGAACGATTCTTTGCCTCGAAACGCGTGGCGCCTCCACTCGTTGCTCCTCCCGTGGTCCCCGAGGCCACCCTGCCCACCCACAGGGCACGTGCTGCTTCCACCGGGGAGCTCTGCATGGCCCTTAGCCCCAAGACTTTTGTTTTCCGGTTTTTAATCAAACAGTCTTTTAAAACTGAGTCCTTCTTGGTCCGAGCCATCTGTTTCTGCTTGTTTGTTCCTACTGTTTTAGCAAAAATGATTTACtcttaaaaatagaaagtagggtttccctggtggcgcagtggttacgaatccgcctgccaatgcaggggacatgggttcgagccctggtccaggaagatcccacatgccacggaacaactaagcccgtgcgccacaactactgagtctacgctctagagcccgcgagccacaactactgagccctcgcacctagagcccatgctccgcaacaagagaagccatggcaatgagaagcccatgcaccacaacaaagagtagcccctgctcgccacaactagagaaagcccgcgcacagcaacgaagacccaacagccaaaaaaatatataaataaattttaaaatatatattttaaaaaacaaagtaaacggTGTTCGTTGTTTCTGGGATAAAAGCCTGGGCGAGGCCACCTGATGTGCACGTGACCTGCTCAGGGATCCCAAGGTCCTCCTAACAGGGCCACTCACGGGGGTCCAGACTGCAGGTGGGGTCTCTGGGTGCCTGGGCCCAGGTCAGGGAGCAGGAAGAGTGTGAGTTTGGGGCACAAAGGCCTCGGAGCTGCCAGGCCTTGCTCTCCCCCATTCCGGGGGCACTGGCCAGCTCCCCGCAGGCCCCCACCTCGCACCCTGAGTGTGCTCGCCAGGGGTACTGTCACATCCCCACCTCACGGGTGATGCCCAGCTGTGCTCTCAGCTGTGGAGGGTCCTTGGGTTCCTGCAGCCTCCGCCAAGGTGGGCTGGCCGGGCCCCCAGGCTGTGCTGGGAGCTGTACCTGGGGAAGGGTCTGCCCTGGGCCCCGCGGAGGGGCGGCCGAGAGCCTAGGAGTCGCTCTCAGCAGATGCCAACTGCCCAGACGCGGACACAGAGGATGGAGAAAGGTAACCAAAGTCCTTTATTTCTCTACCTGTGAAGTTCGGGGGTCGGGGGGAGGGCTGGGCCGCAGCCCTAGTCCAGGAGGTCGCTGTACTCCAGGCTGTCCAGCTCGCTCTGCACATGGTCGACGTACTGGTTGATCTCCTTCATGCGCCTGCGGTTCCTCATGATCTCGTCCTTGTGAATCTGTGGAGCATACGGCGGCTGGCCCGTCAGGCGGGATCCTGAGCCTGCCTTCCTTACTCCGTTCctccctgctccagccctgcATGTGTGTCTGGCGTGCGCGTCTGCCCCGGGGCGGGCCTCCAGCGTGGGGTCCTGCTGCCGGGAGACGCCTGCCCTCAGCTGCGCTCACCTTGTCCACCAGGTGTGCGCGCCAGGAGTTGACCCTGGTCACCAGCTCGTCCTCCCGATTGTCGATCTTCAGGAGGTGGATGTCGTGTGAGGCCCCGACTGCGTTAACGATCGTGTCTTTGTCAACAAAGAGCTGGGGAGCAAGGAAGCGCAGGTGAGGGCCTGGACCCGCACGAGCGCAGAGGCGGTGGAGCCAGAGGGGACGGGCCCAGCTCCCCGCAGGCGGAGGCCGTGCCCAGCCCACATCCTGCTTCCTCCGCCCGTCTCAGGCGACCACGCCGTCGGCCTGGTGGCACCAGTGCCCAGAAGGGGCCCCCGGGCAGCAGGGCAGTGCCTGGGGGGAGCGTGCCCTCCCCAAGAGAAGGCAGGGCAGCCCTGGCCGCCTCGCCAAGCGTCTCCAGTCTGACTTGCCTGAAACCTGCCTGTCGAGTGGGCAGCACGAGGCCGGCCGAGGGGCACAGGGCTCCACTGACGACAGAAGGTCCCACAAACCGATGGGACTCTGCTGCCCCTCACATCAACCCAGTCGGACCTGGGGTCCCACCTGGGCTCCTGCCTTGTTCCCACCCGCTTCCCCGCCGTGGACGACGCTGTGGGACGTGGGCCCCGCCAGGCCCGGCTGGTTCCAGGCGTTCACACGTGAACTGGCCACGTGCGCCCAGCACAGCTGCGGGTCCACATGGTCACTTCCCAGAGCGGGGAGGCCGTCACTGGCGGCTGCTTCAGCTTTACGCAGAGGCGCTTCATGTCGCCAACGACGGCGAGGGACCTGAAAGCTCTGTGTTGTAGAGGGCACGGGCAGGTGTGTACACGTGGGTTTTTCCTCTCCTTCGGGAGTGGTTAACCTAATGGTCTCCAGAATACAGTCTATGGATCTTGAAACGTTAGTGTCTCTGCAAAAAGAGTGTTCTGAGACCCTGCTACTAATACGCTCGCTGATGGTTAGAAACAGAAACCAGACTTTTATCGCCGAGGGCCTCATCTGAAAGCCCCTGTCCTGCCCGTGTCCACCACCCACACGCTCCCTGtcatctctgagcctcggtttcctcgcCTGTGAAAGGGAACCACACTGGCACCTATGTCACTGTGTCGGCTTGGAGATTAAAAGGGCAAATACACGTGCAGAGCTGCTCAGGCAGCTGGCCCTCGGGAGGCCCTCGGTCCCTGTCAGCTCCTCGTGGTGATTCCGCTCTAGTCAGGGCTTGCTACCCCACGTTTTGTTGCTTAAGCGTAAGGAGACGGTGTAGCATCTCCTGCTACAGGTGTTCCTAAAGGACAGAGCTGATGGGCCCGCAGAGGGAGGGGTGTCCAGCGGGCTCTGCCGGCTGCCCCGTGAGGCCTCCAGGGTGGCACCCGATACCAGTGCCGCCCGGGAGCCCAAGGCAGCCCCTTAGCCCAGAGGCAGAGCCCATTACCCTGGGGCCTGGAGCCAGGGGCAGACCCAGAACGCCCACTTTGCAGTGAGGGCTCAGTGCCCGGGCTCGGCATCTCAGACTAAGGTTTGAATCCAGACTCATCCTCACAAGACGAGGTGTCCTCACAACACATCCTGGGTGTTTACCGAACTTCTCTGAGACCCTGTCTCCCCAGCTTTCCCATCTGTAGACTGGGTGGGAATGCCACTTTCAGGGGTCCTTTGGTGAGTTAACTAAGCCCATGCGAGCCCCACCCAGTCAGCAGCCTGAGTGTCCGGGGGCGCGGGAACAGGTGTCAGATGGCGCCGTGCACAGCCACCCTGGAAGCACCCGCCCAGGCTGCTCACCTACCGTTGACATCGGGGCCTCCTTTTCTGCATGTCCCAGTCCTGAGAGAGGTGTCACAGACCCCGGAGCCTTGCGTCAAAAACTCCACGACCGCTAGGTGGTCTGTCAGGTGGCTCCCGGGTGGGCTCTTGGGGTCAGCCTTCAGGCTCGGGAAGGTGACGTCTCCCTGTGTCTGGGTGTTTGAGGAGGCCCTGCCACCTTTCCACTGCCCTGGCGACTGTCTCGGCCCCTGACAGGCTGCGGAGTCGGAACTGCTGGTCCCTGCCTGCAGGACTCCGCCAGCACCTGACAGCGGGCGTGGTGAACCCGGCACCCCGGGTGGGGGCTGACCGCGGTGGGGAAGAGGCCACTCCTGCCTTCCCCGGGGGGCCTGTATGTAGTGTGAAGAGTAACCTAAGCAAGTCGACGCGAACACGATAGCTTGGAACCGTGACAGCGGCTCTGACAAGGATGAACGGCTGTGACGGAGAGACAGTGGGCCTTTGGGAAGGTGATGGGGGCCTCTCCAAGGAGCTGGGtgtgagctgagatctgaaacaCGGGGAGGAGCCGGGTGCACGGAGGCCTGGGGGAAGGGTGTGTCGGGGCGGGGCTCGGCGGAGACCTTGCTCCAGGACTCACTAGGGGGAAGGAGTCCCTGGTCTCTGGCTGCTGCGTGGAGAAGAGCGGTAAGGCCAGGGTCCCGCAAAGGGCGGTGGTAGCTTGCCTTGGTGGAACGCggaggaggagagaggtgagGGGGGCAGTGAATGGTGAAAGAAGGAAAGTGGGTGCCCTTCGCAGAGACACAGCCCACCTGTTGCCGGCCCCCAGCGCAGGAGACCTGGAGCCCCGCGAGCGGGCAGAGACCCCAGCAGTGCTTCCCGCCATAGAGACTCGGGGCTGAGACGACCTTCCGGGGAAATCTCGGACCTCAACCTCTATTTGTCGCTGCCTCTCTTAGGAGGTGCCAGAAGCCCCACAGAAACGAGCTTTGGGAAAGCCGCCTCTCGGTACGCTGAAAGCACTGAATTATCACAAGCTCCTCTGTGGCTGGGCTGCACTGGGTGCCCGCCAGCTGCTTTTCTTGCCCATCTCCCTGCCCACCGCCCCTCttgcagatgaggagactga contains:
- the ATPAF2 gene encoding ATP synthase mitochondrial F1 complex assembly factor 2 isoform X5, which encodes MWRSCLRLRGGGRHLLNCPRGGLTASRGPGPKPPAHARAYAPPAERKRFYQNVSITQGEAGFEINLDHRKLRTPQAKLFTVPSEALAVAVATEWDSQQDTIKTYTMHLTTLCNTSLDNPTQRDKDQLIWATAKFLDTDTVCCRVEEPETLVELQRNEWDPVIGWAERRYGVKIGSSTSIMGPSIPARTREVLVSHLASYNMWALQGIEFVVSQLKSMVLTLGLIDLHLTVEQAVLLSRLEEAFQIQKWGNVEWAHDYELRDLRARTAAGALFVQLCSESSAVKHKLLQG
- the ATPAF2 gene encoding ATP synthase mitochondrial F1 complex assembly factor 2 isoform X2; its protein translation is MWRSCLRLRGGGRHLLNCPRGGLTASRGPGPKPPAHARAYAPPAERKRFYQNVSITQGEAGFEINLDHRKLRTPQAKLFTVPSEALAVAVATEWDSQQDTIKTYTMHLTTLCNTSLDNPTQRDKDQLIWATAKFLDTDTVCCRVEEPETLVELQRNEWDPVIGWAERRYGVKIGSSTSIMGPSIPARTREVLVSHLASYNMWALQGIEFVVSQLKSMVLTLGLIDLHLTVEQAVLLSRLEEAFQIQKWGNVEWAHDYELRDLRARTAAGALFVQLCSESSAVKHKLLQGGHGFEPWSRKIPHATEQLSPCATTTESTL
- the ATPAF2 gene encoding ATP synthase mitochondrial F1 complex assembly factor 2 isoform X1 — protein: MWRSCLRLRGGGRHLLNCPRGGLTASRGPGPKPPAHARAYAPPAAERKRFYQNVSITQGEAGFEINLDHRKLRTPQAKLFTVPSEALAVAVATEWDSQQDTIKTYTMHLTTLCNTSLDNPTQRDKDQLIWATAKFLDTDTVCCRVEEPETLVELQRNEWDPVIGWAERRYGVKIGSSTSIMGPSIPARTREVLVSHLASYNMWALQGIEFVVSQLKSMVLTLGLIDLHLTVEQAVLLSRLEEAFQIQKWGNVEWAHDYELRDLRARTAAGALFVQLCSESSAVKHKLLQGGHGFEPWSRKIPHATEQLSPCATTTESTL
- the ATPAF2 gene encoding ATP synthase mitochondrial F1 complex assembly factor 2 isoform X3, whose protein sequence is MWRSCLRLRGGGRHLLNCPRGGLTASRGPGPKPPAHARAYAPPAAGFEINLDHRKLRTPQAKLFTVPSEALAVAVATEWDSQQDTIKTYTMHLTTLCNTSLDNPTQRDKDQLIWATAKFLDTDTVCCRVEEPETLVELQRNEWDPVIGWAERRYGVKIGSSTSIMGPSIPARTREVLVSHLASYNMWALQGIEFVVSQLKSMVLTLGLIDLHLTVEQAVLLSRLEEAFQIQKWGNVEWAHDYELRDLRARTAAGALFVQLCSESSAVKHKLLQGGHGFEPWSRKIPHATEQLSPCATTTESTL
- the ATPAF2 gene encoding ATP synthase mitochondrial F1 complex assembly factor 2 isoform X4, whose protein sequence is MWRSCLRLRGGGRHLLNCPRGGLTASRGPGPKPPAHARAYAPPAAERKRFYQNVSITQGEAGFEINLDHRKLRTPQAKLFTVPSEALAVAVATEWDSQQDTIKTYTMHLTTLCNTSLDNPTQRDKDQLIWATAKFLDTDTVCCRVEEPETLVELQRNEWDPVIGWAERRYGVKIGSSTSIMGPSIPARTREVLVSHLASYNMWALQGIEFVVSQLKSMVLTLGLIDLHLTVEQAVLLSRLEEAFQIQKWGNVEWAHDYELRDLRARTAAGALFVQLCSESSAVKHKLLQG